TTCTAAAATCAGTAAGAACAATGTGACCAACGTCGCTGAAAAAGTGTGAACTCCTCGCATAACCCCCCTTCTACTTCTCTTCTCCCACCGCATATTCTCTTTTGGAATCATTCCTCAACCATACACACATTTACTTCTTTGTACTTTACAACTAATTATATACCTTTAATACTATAACATATctgtattttattttgtgaggaaagaatatatgtatatgtaTGTTAAACATtctttcaactttttaCATAAATGGCTTCTTTTCGAGTGGATCCTGCGCGTAAACGACCCTTGCTCTGTTGGCGGACCTCACGGAGAGCCATGTGATCAGGTTGAACAGCGCAGCGGCAACAGCCCCCCACGCAATCCCCATGAAATTGCGGCCCAAGTTCAATTCGATACCGTACTGCGAATAGTCCTTGTCCAATGTATGTTTCACGAACACGAACACACCTGTGGCGCACCCCATACTGATGAGCAGGCTTATGAACCCGAAAAAGGAGCAAAAAACCCCGAGCCACTTGAACACTCTGATGTGTATGATCCACCGGATCAGGCAGAACACCAGGTTCAAAAACGTCAGCGCTATCCCGATCAACAAAGTGATGAATGTGCATTTAAtaatgttgttgatgtaCGTCAGTTTGTCCTGAACACTCGTCGGAAGCACCACTGCAGACGCATCTAACGCCTGCAAGAGCGTGTTGTTCTCTATGTTGTCGTATATcatgtccttcaagttgaacTGCTGGATCCCCTTTGGCGATGTACACGACTCAATGGAACCAGAGGACGACTCCAAACAGTACGACCACAGCCCGAGATTGATCGCCGAGGGCAATTGCACCTCAGAGTTCGTCACACTGGCCAGCGTTGGGATGAGCGCCGAGAGTGCAGCCTCCTTCAAACTCAATTGAGCAACGTATATCTGGTTTATTGGGTAGTAATTTTTGGTCGACCCAGCACACGCAACGATGGCCAGTACCAACGCAGCTAGTGCGAAAATCGCCGTGAACAGCAATCGAAATACATTCGACATTGAGTATGTGTATGGATATGGAGAGGGTTACTAATAGCAAACGCGACGAAGTGAACAATTATCGAGTTCTCCCAGTAAACcgcaaaaaagaagagagcACTACGACACCGGATTTATATACAATTCGACCTTTCTAGAAAGCAAATCATCACCAGCACTTACATAACCGCATTCTGCCCATCCCTGACAGCACAACACGGACGCCCCGCTGCAACAGCAATCTATTTTAAATGACGAGGCTTGGCTATCCTCCCAGAGAGAGCATCTTTTGCGACGCCGCCGGCTTTCTATATTTGGCAGGGCAGACACAGTTGCCAGATTGGGAAACTTCTAANNNNNNNNNNNNNNNNNNNNNNNNNNNNNNNNNNNNNNNNNNNNNNNNNNNNNNNNNNNNNNNNNNNNNNNNNNNNNNNNNNNNNNNNNNNNNNNNNNNNAAATGGGGTAATCTGGGCGGGTAACCCACCCGATGGCGTAATGTTGTCCCCTTTGGGACATCGTATCTCTAAGTGCCCAATCTGTAAGCCCTCTTCGCCCTTGTGGTGTGCAAGAGGAGGCAGTGGACACAAGGGTCTGCCTGCCTGCCCACGATTGATTTGAGTACGGTGCTTGCCGCTGTGGCGTAGGATGGACTTGTGGTACGATGTGGCGACGAACAATTCAGGGCGGCCCCTGTTGCGGGGCGGTGAGCAAGTGGTGCTGATTCAGGATGCAGTGGGGCTCTATGACGGTAAAGAACGGGTTGAGGGGAGGCAGAGCGGTCGGGTGTTTCTGACTCAGCAGCGGTTTGTGTACGTCGATGATTTGAACCCGACGGGGAACTCTGTCGCGCTCGATCTGGAAAATGTAGCGTCACTCGAGTATTCTTCAGGGTTCCTGAAAAGATCGCCAAGACTGGTAGTCTTCGTGAGGGATGGGGGTACTCGTCCCCCGGGGGAAGATATCACCAGTGCAGGGTTTCTCACTCAATGGGTATGTCCCATCTGTGCAGAGAAGAATTCTACAGAGGGTAAATTTTGTGATGGGGACAGTTCGGTGCAACCCGTATGCTTCAATTGTGGTGTTCCAGCCGATTACGAACTGGCGAGGGACTCAATCAAATATATTGAGACGAATAAAAGTACGGATCCAACGGATCGCGACACTGTGGTGTGTCAAAGTTGTACTTTCATAAATCACAAACTGATGAAGTTTTGTGAAATGTGCGGGGGTCGTCTACCCCCGAGGAAATCCCATAGATCTAAGAAATTATTCTTGAAGACAGGGTCCCTCAAGGAAACTCCGCAGTTTTTCCAACTAAGTTTCAGG
The genomic region above belongs to Huiozyma naganishii CBS 8797 chromosome 2, complete genome and contains:
- the PUN1 gene encoding Pun1p (similar to Saccharomyces cerevisiae YLR414C; ancestral locus Anc_4.286), whose protein sequence is MSNVFRLLFTAIFALAALVLAIVACAGSTKNYYPINQIYVAQLSLKEAALSALIPTLASVTNSEVQLPSAINLGLWSYCLESSSGSIESCTSPKGIQQFNLKDMIYDNIENNTLLQALDASAVVLPTSVQDKLTYINNIIKCTFITLLIGIALTFLNLVFCLIRWIIHIRVFKWLGVFCSFFGFISLLISMGCATGVFVFVKHTLDKDYSQYGIELNLGRNFMGIAWGAVAAALFNLITWLSVRSANRARVVYAQDPLEKKPFM